A genome region from Pseudanabaena sp. Chao 1811 includes the following:
- a CDS encoding bifunctional aminoglycoside phosphotransferase/ATP-binding protein yields MSLPPVIEQMLSPEFYDHPVTEPIQLLQTHISFVLLTGSYAYKVKKPMNFGFLDFSTLEKRKYFCEEELRLNRRLAPELYLSVLPIVETDGKYRFDHTGKGTPVEYAIAMPEFSQEDLLIEMFASGRLTADHVKQIGEQLASFHQQALTNDHINTFGTAEAVRAVANDNYASTEKYVGLAQTEEQLAQTRAYTEKFFAENVALFSDRIAKGKVRECHGDVHLKNICLYQDKIQIFDCIEFNEPFRNSDVLYDAAFLLMDLQFRSRRDLANIFLNTYLERTGDYEGAVLLPLHCSMRAYIRAKVTSFLLDDPNIPADVKANAQAEAAAYYKLAWEYTQPKQGKVIIMSGVSGSGKSTTARAIASEQDAIYLRSDAIRKQIAGIGLMERGSDDIYTPEMTAKTYGRLAELGALLASKGFTVILDAKYDRISLRSQAIAAAQSQNILVEIIYCTAPVEILQQRLRDRAAANNDIADATVELLASQQAAFEDFTDEELVLVKKA; encoded by the coding sequence ATGTCTTTACCGCCAGTTATTGAGCAGATGCTCTCACCTGAGTTTTACGATCACCCCGTCACAGAGCCAATCCAGCTTTTGCAAACCCATATTTCCTTTGTATTACTCACAGGCAGCTATGCCTATAAGGTCAAGAAACCGATGAATTTTGGGTTCTTAGATTTTTCTACCTTAGAGAAGCGCAAATATTTCTGTGAGGAAGAACTGCGGCTCAATCGTCGTCTTGCGCCTGAGCTATATCTCTCTGTTCTACCGATTGTCGAAACCGATGGCAAATATCGCTTTGATCACACTGGTAAGGGAACACCTGTGGAATATGCGATCGCCATGCCAGAGTTCTCACAAGAGGATTTATTGATTGAGATGTTTGCCTCGGGGCGTTTGACGGCTGACCATGTAAAACAAATTGGTGAGCAGCTAGCATCATTTCATCAACAGGCGTTGACTAATGACCATATCAATACTTTTGGGACAGCCGAAGCAGTTCGCGCTGTGGCAAATGACAACTATGCTTCTACGGAGAAATATGTTGGTCTGGCTCAAACTGAAGAGCAACTAGCTCAAACCCGTGCCTATACTGAAAAATTCTTTGCTGAAAATGTTGCCTTGTTTAGCGATCGCATTGCTAAGGGCAAAGTGCGCGAATGTCATGGCGATGTCCATTTAAAAAATATCTGTCTCTATCAGGACAAAATCCAGATTTTTGATTGTATCGAGTTTAATGAGCCGTTCCGTAATAGTGATGTACTCTACGATGCGGCTTTTCTATTAATGGATTTACAATTTCGCAGCAGAAGGGATCTCGCCAATATTTTTCTAAACACCTATTTGGAACGAACAGGGGATTATGAAGGAGCAGTACTGCTACCTCTGCATTGCAGTATGCGAGCCTATATTCGCGCCAAAGTGACATCCTTTCTCCTTGATGATCCGAATATTCCTGCGGATGTAAAAGCGAATGCTCAAGCGGAAGCTGCGGCATATTACAAACTTGCTTGGGAATATACGCAACCTAAACAGGGCAAGGTGATCATCATGTCGGGTGTGTCTGGCTCTGGCAAAAGCACAACCGCTAGAGCGATCGCCTCTGAGCAAGATGCTATTTATTTGCGATCGGATGCCATTCGGAAGCAAATTGCAGGAATTGGCTTAATGGAGCGTGGTAGTGATGACATTTACACTCCAGAAATGACTGCAAAAACCTATGGCAGGTTAGCAGAGTTAGGTGCATTGTTAGCGAGCAAAGGCTTTACGGTAATTCTCGATGCTAAATACGATCGCATTAGTTTACGCAGTCAAGCGATCGCTGCTGCCCAATCTCAAAACATCCTTGTCGAGATCATTTACTGCACTGCGCCTGTGGAGATTTTGCAGCAACGTTTACGCGATCGGGCTGCGGCAAATAATGACATCGCTGATGCCACGGTCGAGCTATTAGCCAGTCAGCAAGCCGCCTTTGAAGATTTCACAGATGAGGAATTGGTCTTAGTGAAGAAAGCATAG
- a CDS encoding DUF3598 family protein, giving the protein MRSQWECLLQNLGCWQGSFARLSPQGEILEDIPSETSLELKEDQQTMHQVVRRFYDGQPQDLVLEYRTLNKSIILFENGAFSQGAIQFSPVAEFGAELGLIYGDRRLRIIPLYDKTSKLQQFTLIREHLPHSNTPERPPLTLDTLLGKWEGEAVTLSPDWLTPEVTPTVTEWRRDGDRAIMSLQMPTISDTQTITSIAHIDPHNPQILRFEQNPVSIQTLFLPDGSSLTCPDTIIPRQPFRLSISWLLEPNLHQRMIRAYNQQGGWENLTLVTERKVG; this is encoded by the coding sequence ATGCGATCGCAATGGGAATGTTTACTTCAAAATCTTGGCTGTTGGCAAGGTTCCTTTGCTCGACTATCACCACAGGGCGAAATATTAGAAGATATTCCCAGTGAAACTAGTTTAGAACTGAAAGAAGATCAGCAAACAATGCATCAAGTCGTGCGTCGCTTTTATGACGGGCAGCCACAGGACTTGGTGTTGGAATACCGCACCTTGAATAAAAGCATAATTCTATTTGAAAATGGAGCTTTCTCTCAGGGTGCAATTCAGTTTTCTCCAGTTGCAGAATTTGGGGCAGAGTTGGGGTTAATTTATGGAGATCGCCGTTTACGCATAATTCCTCTGTATGACAAAACTAGCAAACTACAACAGTTCACACTGATTCGTGAACATCTGCCCCATAGCAACACACCCGAACGTCCCCCTTTAACTCTTGATACGTTATTAGGCAAGTGGGAAGGTGAAGCGGTTACTCTTTCGCCCGATTGGTTAACACCAGAAGTAACACCAACGGTAACGGAATGGAGACGCGATGGCGATCGCGCTATCATGTCTTTGCAAATGCCCACAATATCGGATACACAGACAATTACTTCAATTGCTCACATCGATCCTCACAATCCACAGATTTTAAGATTTGAGCAAAACCCTGTATCTATACAGACCTTGTTTTTACCTGACGGTTCTTCTCTAACCTGTCCTGACACAATCATTCCCCGCCAGCCATTTCGCTTATCTATATCTTGGTTATTAGAACCAAACCTCCACCAAAGGATGATTCGAGCTTATAACCAGCAGGGTGGATGGGAAAATCTGACATTAGTGACTGAGCGCAAAGTGGGGTAG
- a CDS encoding ATP-binding protein: protein MAKANPKAPWVTTTNRANHAEKYLRWFVDFCPSAIAMFDCNLNYVLVSQPWVKMLGIPRLKLIGTNIYESLPVALSHRQGLERCLIGGQMHYSAEVRIGVRGESANNFQLAVQPWYTDDGSAGGIIIASYAIDRQSEVLEQRLQEEILERQYFEDAFTKIGTALESTNDAICITDRTGQPIYINSAFSDLFAYSLSALQKPNQFAELFTEIQLFQAIHAAVNYGGTWSGELELRDRDQKHIPISLRVNPVKSPNGSVIGMTYVCTNISDRKAAEAEINKSFAALGATLEATADSILVLDAIGNIIICNQKFVDMWRIPSHIFTSDDAHILQYVTERIKSSQYLHNFGKHLSSEQNSFEIVELEDGRTLECYSQPQNILNSCAGRVWSLRDITERLAAEAIVKASEEKYRLQAEKLESALQNLKNTQAQLIQAEKMSGLGQLVAGIAHEINNPVNFIYGNLTYADNYTQDLLSLIETYRNQYPHPNQVIQDKLEEIDIDFLVTDFVKLISSIKVGAERIQQIVKSLNKFSRSDESGCKYVDIHEGIDSTLMILQSRLKANSHRPEIVIKKHYGNLPAICCYAGQLNQVFMNLLTNAIDALEEDNQANGNWQVMDDKPQWIRKDGKVSIISITTEVQNVNQSCDRLIVRIADNGKGIPQELSNRLFDLFFTTKPVGKGTGLGLSLAYQIVTENHGGKLSFNSEIGKGTEFVIEIPLKQPKAI, encoded by the coding sequence ATGGCAAAAGCCAACCCCAAAGCTCCGTGGGTAACAACCACAAACCGTGCTAATCACGCAGAAAAATATCTGCGCTGGTTCGTCGATTTTTGTCCATCGGCGATCGCGATGTTTGACTGCAATCTCAACTATGTCCTCGTCAGTCAACCTTGGGTAAAAATGCTGGGGATACCGCGCCTCAAGCTAATTGGTACAAATATTTATGAATCTTTGCCCGTTGCGTTAAGTCATCGACAAGGTTTAGAACGCTGTCTGATCGGTGGACAGATGCACTATTCGGCTGAAGTTAGGATTGGGGTTCGTGGTGAGTCAGCCAATAACTTTCAGCTAGCAGTACAACCTTGGTATACCGATGATGGTTCTGCTGGCGGCATTATTATTGCTAGTTATGCGATTGATCGCCAGTCAGAAGTTCTTGAACAACGATTACAAGAAGAAATTTTAGAGCGGCAATATTTTGAAGATGCCTTTACTAAAATTGGGACAGCCCTTGAAAGTACTAACGATGCGATTTGCATCACGGATAGGACAGGACAGCCCATTTATATCAATTCCGCTTTTAGTGATTTGTTTGCCTATAGTTTGTCGGCATTGCAGAAACCAAATCAGTTTGCTGAGCTATTTACCGAAATCCAATTATTTCAAGCCATTCATGCAGCCGTGAACTATGGTGGTACTTGGTCAGGGGAATTGGAACTACGCGATCGCGATCAAAAGCATATTCCCATTAGCTTAAGGGTCAATCCTGTCAAAAGTCCTAATGGCTCAGTAATTGGCATGACCTATGTTTGCACCAATATTAGCGATCGCAAAGCTGCGGAAGCGGAGATTAACAAAAGCTTTGCTGCCTTAGGAGCTACCCTTGAGGCAACTGCCGATAGCATCTTAGTACTTGATGCGATCGGCAATATCATTATTTGCAATCAAAAATTTGTTGATATGTGGCGCATCCCCAGTCACATTTTTACATCCGATGATGCCCATATTCTGCAATATGTCACCGAACGAATTAAATCTTCCCAATATCTCCATAATTTTGGTAAGCACTTGAGTAGTGAACAAAATAGTTTTGAAATTGTCGAGCTAGAGGATGGTAGAACCTTAGAATGTTATTCACAACCCCAAAACATTCTAAATAGTTGTGCGGGTAGAGTTTGGAGTCTGCGCGATATCACGGAACGTCTAGCAGCAGAAGCGATAGTAAAAGCATCTGAGGAGAAATATCGCCTTCAAGCAGAAAAGTTAGAATCTGCTCTCCAGAATCTCAAGAATACGCAAGCTCAACTAATCCAAGCTGAGAAAATGTCAGGATTAGGACAACTAGTGGCAGGAATTGCCCATGAAATCAATAATCCTGTCAATTTCATTTATGGCAATCTCACCTATGCCGATAACTACACTCAGGATCTGCTGAGCTTGATTGAAACATATCGCAATCAATATCCTCATCCTAATCAGGTAATTCAAGACAAGTTAGAAGAGATTGATATTGATTTTCTAGTTACTGACTTTGTGAAGTTGATTAGTTCGATTAAAGTCGGTGCAGAGAGGATTCAGCAGATTGTTAAATCCTTAAATAAGTTCTCTCGTAGTGATGAATCTGGCTGTAAGTATGTCGATATTCACGAGGGAATTGATAGCACTTTGATGATTTTACAAAGTCGGCTCAAGGCAAATTCGCATCGTCCTGAAATCGTCATTAAAAAGCATTATGGTAACTTGCCTGCTATTTGCTGCTATGCAGGACAGCTCAATCAAGTCTTTATGAATCTATTAACTAATGCGATCGATGCCCTTGAGGAAGACAATCAGGCAAATGGGAATTGGCAGGTTATGGATGATAAACCGCAATGGATTAGAAAAGATGGTAAGGTTTCCATAATTTCTATTACAACGGAAGTTCAAAATGTTAATCAGTCTTGCGATCGCCTAATTGTTAGAATTGCCGATAATGGTAAGGGTATTCCCCAAGAACTAAGCAATCGTTTATTTGATTTATTCTTTACAACCAAGCCTGTAGGTAAGGGCACAGGGCTAGGGCTATCCCTTGCCTATCAAATTGTCACGGAAAATCATGGCGGTAAGTTGTCCTTCAATTCGGAAATTGGTAAGGGGACAGAATTTGTCATTGAGATTCCTTTAAAACAACCAAAAGCCATATAG
- a CDS encoding glycosyltransferase family 2 protein: MKITVVVPTYRRSKDLARCLDALKLQIRPVDELWIIVRDTDEETRTFLQDFDVESLPLQIATVTAVGVVAAMNIGLESASGDIIAFTDDDAAPHSDWLERIEAYFLSDPNVAGVGGRDWVYHGTELEDGAEPIVGKLQWFGRLIGNHHIGIGQEREVDVLKGVNMSFRRTSIQNLRFDQRMRGTGAQVHFEVMFCLQLKQLGWKLIYDSQIGVDHFRGDRFDEDQRDKFNQIAMLNAVHNETLALLEYLPTFRRFAFLGWAIAIGTRDARGLLQWLRFLPKEGNLSSQKLWASWRGRWEGWQTWRNS; this comes from the coding sequence ATGAAGATAACTGTAGTTGTTCCAACTTATCGCCGTTCTAAGGATTTAGCACGTTGCTTAGATGCCTTAAAATTGCAAATTCGTCCAGTGGATGAGCTATGGATTATTGTGCGTGATACCGATGAAGAGACTCGGACATTTTTACAAGATTTTGATGTAGAATCTCTTCCTTTACAGATTGCGACGGTGACTGCGGTGGGGGTAGTTGCGGCAATGAATATCGGTCTAGAATCTGCCTCTGGCGATATTATTGCTTTTACCGATGATGATGCTGCACCGCATTCTGATTGGTTAGAACGGATCGAAGCTTATTTTCTGTCAGATCCGAATGTTGCTGGGGTGGGTGGTCGTGATTGGGTTTATCATGGCACAGAATTGGAGGATGGAGCAGAGCCTATAGTCGGTAAATTGCAATGGTTTGGACGTTTGATTGGAAATCATCATATTGGTATTGGTCAAGAGAGAGAAGTAGATGTTCTCAAGGGTGTGAATATGAGTTTTCGACGTACATCAATTCAAAACTTACGATTTGATCAAAGGATGCGTGGTACGGGCGCTCAAGTTCATTTTGAGGTGATGTTCTGTCTACAACTTAAGCAACTTGGCTGGAAATTAATTTATGATTCCCAGATTGGCGTAGATCATTTTCGAGGCGATCGCTTTGATGAAGATCAACGGGACAAATTTAATCAAATCGCCATGTTAAATGCTGTCCATAATGAGACCCTAGCTTTATTAGAATATTTACCTACATTTAGGCGGTTTGCATTTTTAGGATGGGCGATCGCGATCGGTACAAGAGATGCGAGAGGATTATTACAATGGTTACGGTTCTTGCCAAAGGAAGGGAACTTATCTAGTCAAAAATTATGGGCTTCTTGGCGCGGACGTTGGGAAGGATGGCAAACTTGGCGCAATTCCTAA
- a CDS encoding class II fructose-bisphosphate aldolase, producing the protein MLSSTRELLETARRNAYAIGAFNVYNLEGVKAVVNAAEISRSPAMLQLHPSALKYGKLPLVRMCIEAAKSANVPISIHLDHSTSAADIRLALDAGVRSIMADGSPMPYKENLRFTRDMTTISHKFHAIVEAEIGRISGTEDGLTIAEKEAKMTDPLQALEFVQQTKVDALAVTIGNVHGEYKSPPRLDFARLEKIRSLVDIPLVLHGASGLPKEMIERSIQLGVCKFNVNTEVRQAYMQSLKLEICGDSPKDLLEIAGEAIAAMQEVIIDKLNLFGSVGKAHLHETPYADLLATRAHS; encoded by the coding sequence ATGTTGAGTTCAACTAGGGAACTTCTAGAAACTGCGCGTCGTAATGCCTATGCGATCGGCGCATTTAATGTCTATAACTTAGAAGGCGTAAAAGCTGTGGTCAATGCTGCGGAAATTAGTCGCAGTCCTGCCATGTTGCAATTACATCCTAGTGCGCTCAAGTATGGCAAACTTCCCTTAGTGAGAATGTGCATTGAGGCAGCAAAGTCAGCAAATGTCCCCATCTCAATCCATCTCGATCATAGTACTTCGGCGGCGGACATTCGCTTAGCCCTCGATGCTGGCGTACGATCAATCATGGCGGATGGTTCACCCATGCCCTACAAAGAAAACTTGAGATTCACTAGGGACATGACTACAATCTCTCATAAGTTCCATGCGATCGTTGAAGCGGAAATTGGCAGAATTAGTGGCACTGAAGATGGACTCACCATCGCTGAGAAAGAAGCAAAGATGACCGATCCGCTTCAAGCGTTAGAATTTGTGCAGCAAACTAAGGTTGATGCTTTAGCTGTCACCATTGGCAATGTTCATGGTGAATATAAAAGCCCACCCCGTCTAGATTTTGCTCGTCTGGAAAAGATTCGTAGTCTTGTGGATATTCCCTTAGTTTTACATGGTGCTTCGGGTTTACCCAAGGAGATGATTGAGCGATCGATTCAATTGGGAGTATGTAAATTTAATGTCAATACGGAAGTACGCCAAGCCTATATGCAGTCGCTCAAGTTAGAAATTTGCGGTGATAGTCCTAAGGATTTATTAGAAATCGCAGGGGAAGCGATCGCAGCCATGCAGGAAGTAATCATCGACAAGCTCAACCTGTTTGGCTCCGTTGGCAAAGCCCATCTCCATGAAACTCCCTATGCAGATTTATTAGCAACACGAGCACATAGCTAA
- a CDS encoding Hsp70 family protein has translation MTIVAIDFGTSNTAIAVLHPESDRELALPQTVYFEDISHGFETPDGKAWLVPSLVYVSGKQEFLYGKQAEQKSRLKSQDHFKRLFQGFKRDIVANFRSPDREIDGESYSAEAIAEVFLSELWHRLRLQNILPTQLIFTVPVGTFEAYLNWFLNFAEKLQFPNIQIIDESTAAALGYAITRPNALVLVIDFGGGTLDLSLVRTAPILENAQVTKAEAIAKSDAYIGGIDIDRWIAEHFLRQLGTTRSQISEAAWLSILEISEQIKIKLSLVQEVSATWLDPQMITHDLKLNQAELTEILEQNQLLEQLREAIDEVLTIALNKGTSKAAIEQVLLVGGSCQIIAVQQLVISYFGKSKVKLGKPFEAVAHGALVLGQAIAIEDHLRHSYAIRLWEPYLNQYSFYTLFEKGTKYPCQRDEPLILQAAIAGQAEIWLDIGEVADISQAEVTYDGSGRMTSSQLLKQSDFRSLAASYQNTNNEPQQVCIARLDPLGQLGSDRITVNFEIDERRLLTATIIDLLTNQILIDHQAIAKLE, from the coding sequence ATGACGATCGTTGCGATTGATTTTGGGACTAGTAATACAGCGATCGCAGTGCTTCATCCAGAAAGCGATCGCGAACTTGCTCTGCCCCAAACTGTATATTTTGAGGATATTTCTCACGGCTTTGAGACACCTGATGGCAAGGCTTGGTTAGTGCCAAGCTTGGTTTATGTGAGTGGCAAGCAGGAATTTCTCTACGGTAAACAAGCTGAGCAAAAATCAAGACTTAAATCGCAGGATCATTTCAAGCGCTTATTTCAGGGATTTAAACGTGATATTGTCGCAAATTTTCGATCGCCTGACCGTGAGATTGATGGTGAAAGCTATAGTGCAGAAGCGATCGCCGAAGTCTTTCTCTCTGAACTATGGCATCGGCTTAGATTGCAGAATATTTTACCAACCCAACTAATCTTTACGGTTCCTGTTGGTACATTTGAGGCTTATCTCAATTGGTTTCTCAACTTTGCCGAAAAGTTACAATTCCCCAACATTCAAATTATTGATGAATCCACGGCAGCGGCTCTAGGCTATGCGATTACCCGACCAAACGCGCTGGTATTAGTAATTGATTTTGGCGGCGGGACATTGGATTTAAGTCTCGTTCGTACTGCTCCAATTTTAGAGAATGCTCAAGTCACTAAGGCGGAAGCGATCGCCAAATCCGATGCCTACATTGGTGGGATTGATATTGATCGCTGGATTGCCGAACATTTTTTGCGCCAATTGGGAACTACGCGATCGCAAATTAGTGAAGCTGCGTGGCTCAGTATCTTAGAAATTTCTGAACAGATCAAAATCAAACTATCCCTTGTGCAGGAAGTAAGTGCAACTTGGCTTGATCCCCAGATGATTACCCATGATCTGAAGCTAAATCAAGCGGAATTGACGGAAATTCTCGAACAAAATCAATTACTTGAACAATTGCGAGAAGCCATCGATGAGGTTTTAACCATTGCTCTCAATAAAGGCACTAGCAAGGCGGCGATCGAGCAGGTTCTCTTAGTTGGAGGAAGTTGTCAAATTATCGCAGTTCAGCAACTTGTCATTTCCTATTTTGGAAAATCTAAAGTCAAGCTCGGTAAACCCTTTGAAGCCGTTGCTCATGGAGCCTTAGTCTTGGGGCAAGCGATCGCGATCGAAGATCATCTGCGCCATAGTTATGCCATTCGCCTGTGGGAACCCTACCTTAATCAATATTCCTTTTACACCTTGTTTGAGAAAGGCACAAAATATCCTTGTCAGCGCGATGAACCCCTAATTCTGCAAGCGGCGATCGCAGGTCAAGCTGAAATTTGGCTTGATATTGGTGAAGTTGCTGATATTTCACAAGCGGAAGTGACCTATGACGGTTCAGGACGGATGACCAGTAGCCAATTGCTAAAACAGTCAGATTTTCGCTCCCTTGCTGCTTCTTATCAAAATACTAACAATGAGCCTCAGCAAGTTTGTATTGCTCGGCTCGATCCCTTAGGACAGTTAGGAAGTGATCGCATTACTGTGAATTTTGAGATTGATGAGCGGCGGCTATTAACAGCCACGATTATTGATTTACTTACCAATCAAATACTCATCGATCATCAAGCGATCGCCAAATTAGAATAG
- a CDS encoding TIGR02652 family protein — protein sequence MVNSAQQYPIFGSEIKCPHCRQVIPALILTDTYLCPRHGAFEVSPNGKDLVHLQSDRQWRLWNDEWYRQHTHPDGIRFEIHENIDRLYTQGYRAIKVMIAHRYIDLVSPYLETSAISSHVQRLYGLTVEFSPPEEEEPRWGIINFELEKELGTPKGYPYFRSF from the coding sequence ATAGTTAACTCGGCACAACAGTATCCAATCTTTGGTTCTGAGATTAAATGTCCCCATTGTCGGCAAGTTATTCCTGCACTAATTTTGACTGACACCTATCTCTGCCCTCGTCATGGAGCTTTTGAAGTTAGTCCCAATGGCAAAGACTTAGTACATTTACAATCCGATCGCCAATGGCGACTATGGAATGACGAATGGTATCGCCAACATACGCATCCCGATGGCATCCGTTTTGAGATCCATGAAAATATAGATCGGCTATATACCCAAGGTTATCGTGCTATCAAAGTCATGATCGCTCACCGTTATATAGATCTCGTTAGTCCTTACCTTGAAACCAGTGCAATCAGTTCCCATGTGCAACGTTTGTATGGATTAACCGTAGAATTTAGCCCTCCTGAAGAAGAAGAACCTCGTTGGGGAATAATTAACTTTGAGTTAGAAAAAGAACTTGGTACGCCTAAAGGTTATCCATACTTTCGTTCTTTCTAA
- a CDS encoding DUF4436 family protein — MADTTRKLLTKRIVIILICLALFVGAFSGALYFYQSDRTQKSANLLFGDDKEPNRMEVAVTLLGVDPIKGELNFRFASIPEGTYAAKEGRLAKELKFFTGIESGKAEATLEKNRIPDPVTGSISIAKGKVSDYPFDEHSSDFYVFFSNPKDEKEEVPMALHFYGAIAGYNVDADYIPKTEFESSDSYIGLRVNVSRSVITKSFSIFLMFAMWLIGLVVFIMTMVVALQPRPIEFGMFTLIAGMLFALPAVRNLQPNVPPLGGLSDFLSFFWAESLVAVSLPILFFTWLTRYKKPS; from the coding sequence ATGGCAGATACTACTCGCAAGCTTCTCACGAAGCGTATTGTCATTATCCTGATCTGTTTAGCGCTATTTGTTGGGGCATTTTCGGGGGCGCTATATTTCTATCAAAGCGATCGCACCCAGAAATCAGCAAACTTGCTCTTTGGTGATGATAAAGAACCAAATCGGATGGAAGTTGCTGTCACTTTATTAGGAGTTGATCCGATCAAAGGTGAACTAAATTTTCGTTTTGCATCCATACCAGAAGGTACATATGCTGCTAAGGAAGGTCGCCTTGCTAAGGAGTTGAAATTTTTTACAGGCATTGAATCGGGAAAGGCTGAAGCCACCCTAGAGAAGAATCGGATTCCTGACCCAGTAACGGGTTCAATATCCATAGCCAAGGGTAAGGTGAGCGATTATCCTTTTGATGAACATAGTTCGGATTTCTATGTGTTCTTCTCTAATCCCAAGGATGAGAAAGAAGAGGTTCCGATGGCACTACATTTCTATGGTGCGATCGCAGGCTATAACGTTGATGCCGATTATATTCCTAAAACTGAATTTGAATCTTCAGATAGCTATATTGGATTGCGTGTCAATGTATCGCGATCGGTCATCACTAAGTCTTTCTCCATTTTCTTAATGTTTGCCATGTGGTTGATTGGTTTAGTAGTCTTTATCATGACGATGGTAGTAGCTTTGCAACCTCGTCCCATTGAATTTGGGATGTTTACCCTCATTGCAGGTATGTTATTTGCTTTGCCTGCGGTACGAAACCTCCAGCCTAATGTTCCTCCCCTTGGTGGTTTAAGCGATTTTCTATCATTTTTCTGGGCAGAGTCATTAGTCGCAGTTTCACTGCCAATTCTATTCTTCACTTGGCTAACACGCTATAAAAAGCCTAGCTAG